DNA sequence from the Sphingomonas sp. genome:
GGCGACGCCGTGGCCGGGCACCAGGATCGCGAAATCGAGCGCGCGGATGCGGGCCAGCGTCTCGATCCAGTCGCCGGCATGGCTGCCGAAGCCGAAGGGCACGGGGGCGACGACGACGTCGCCGGTCGCGACGATCCGCTGGCGGGGCAGCCAGGCGATCGCGTCGCCGTCGGTATTGGCGCGGCCGAGATGCAGGATCTCGACCGGCACGTCCGGATCGTCCAGCACCAGCCGGTCGGCGAAGCTGTCCGTCGGCGGCACGACGAATGCGCCACCCATGTCCCCACGCAAGGTCTGGAACGCGTTCCAGGTGCGCGCGAAGCCGGCGCGTTCCGCTTCGCTCAGGCTTTCGTCGGCGAGATTGCGGCGCAGGAAGGCGATGGCGCCTTCGCCCTGCTGCTGCATCGCCCGATCGAATTCGGCGTCCGGCGCGCCCTGCGGATAGTTCGCCATCGGCGTCCCGGTCATGTGCGCGGCGGTGCGCTCATGGGCGATGATCCGCGCGTCGGGCCAGGCGGCGCGGATCGCGGGAAGACCGAGATAGTGATCGCCATGCCAGTGCGTGACGATCACTGTCTTGACCAGCTTCGCGCTGACCGAGCGGACCAGATCGGCGATGCGGCGGCCCGAGCCGGGCGAGCCACCGGCATCGACCAGCACCAGCCCGTCCGCCTGCTCGATCACCGTGACATTGCCGACCGGCTGCGGCTGGAAAGGCTCGGCCTGGCGGATCAGCCAGACGCGCGGCGCCAGCGGCTCGATCGTCTCGATATGCCCGGTCGAGGGCGCTACCGCCGGCGCATCCGCGGCGTGAAGGGAAACGGGCGCGGCGACGGCGAACAGGCCGGCGCCGAGGGCAAGCAAGGTCAGCTTCGGAAACCGATGCAACACATCCTCCTGTTGGTGTATTGCATCGACAATACGGAATAAGGACGCGATGTAAACCCCGTTGCGGGAGGGTAATGACCGGCGCGGCGGTCAGGCCGCGCCCTCGATCGCCTCCAGCGTCACATTGTCGTTGGTATAGACGCAGATGTCGGCGGCGATCTTCATCGCCTTGCGGGCGATCGCCTCGGCGTCCTCCTCATAGTCGTAGAGCGCGGTCGCGGCGGCGAGGGCGAAATTGCCGCCCGAGCCGATCGCGGCGACGCCGGAGGCCGGCTCCAGCACGTCGCCATTGCCGGTGAGGATCAGGGTCACGTCCCTGTCGGCGACGATCATCATCGCCTCCAGGTTGCGCAGATACTTGTCGGTGCGCCAGTCCTTGGCGAGCTCGACGGCGGCGCGCATGAGCTGGCCGTTATGCTGCTCCAGCTTGCGCTCCAGCCGCTCGAACAAAGTGAAGGCGTCGGCGGTCGCGCCGGCGAAGCCCGCCACCACCTTGCCGTCCCCGATCCGGCGGACCTTCTTCGCATTGGGCTTGATCACCGTCGATTGCAGCGACACCTGCCCGTCGCCGGCGACCACCGCCTTGCCGTTCTTGCGCACGCCGACGATCGTCGTGCCATGCCAGCTTTCCATAAGTCCCTCGCTCCTTG
Encoded proteins:
- the hslV gene encoding ATP-dependent protease subunit HslV: MESWHGTTIVGVRKNGKAVVAGDGQVSLQSTVIKPNAKKVRRIGDGKVVAGFAGATADAFTLFERLERKLEQHNGQLMRAAVELAKDWRTDKYLRNLEAMMIVADRDVTLILTGNGDVLEPASGVAAIGSGGNFALAAATALYDYEEDAEAIARKAMKIAADICVYTNDNVTLEAIEGAA
- a CDS encoding MBL fold metallo-hydrolase, producing MHRFPKLTLLALGAGLFAVAAPVSLHAADAPAVAPSTGHIETIEPLAPRVWLIRQAEPFQPQPVGNVTVIEQADGLVLVDAGGSPGSGRRIADLVRSVSAKLVKTVIVTHWHGDHYLGLPAIRAAWPDARIIAHERTAAHMTGTPMANYPQGAPDAEFDRAMQQQGEGAIAFLRRNLADESLSEAERAGFARTWNAFQTLRGDMGGAFVVPPTDSFADRLVLDDPDVPVEILHLGRANTDGDAIAWLPRQRIVATGDVVVAPVPFGFGSHAGDWIETLARIRALDFAILVPGHGVAQRDHVYLDRLTALLAAVREQVAPLAAEGLEPAAIRERIDLAEHKAVFTGGDPWLGRWFDQYWARPLVDAAWREATGQEIVQGGG